In a single window of the Acinetobacter sp. CS-2 genome:
- a CDS encoding zinc-dependent alcohol dehydrogenase family protein has product MSNTMKAMVYYGANDIRFEERPIPTILHPDDAIIKLTKVTICGTDLGIWKGKNPEIEQVEKEKTGSFNGRILGHEGIGIVEEVGSAVKNFKKGDRVIISCVSRCGTCENCQKQLYAHCRNEGGWIMGYMIDGTHAEYVRTPFADTSLYHLPQGLNEDVAVFLSDILPTSHEIGVQYGDVKPGDNVAIVGAGPIGMSCLLTAQFYSPANIIMVDTDDNRLEFAKTVGATHVINSAKEDAIAKILELTGGRGVDCAIEAVGVEPTWNICQHVVKEGGHIANVGVHGKSVNFELNKLWIKNLTITTGLVNANTTGMLLKTCCSGKLPLEKLATHHFKFAEFEKAYDVFKHAADEKALKVMIDMA; this is encoded by the coding sequence AACGTCCTATCCCTACCATCCTGCATCCCGATGATGCGATTATCAAACTCACAAAAGTCACAATCTGCGGGACCGACCTCGGCATCTGGAAAGGTAAAAACCCCGAAATTGAACAGGTGGAAAAAGAAAAAACCGGCAGCTTTAATGGCCGCATTCTCGGTCATGAAGGCATCGGCATTGTAGAAGAAGTCGGTTCAGCCGTAAAAAACTTCAAGAAAGGCGACCGGGTAATTATTTCCTGTGTCAGCCGCTGTGGTACCTGTGAAAACTGCCAGAAACAGCTGTACGCGCATTGCCGTAATGAAGGGGGCTGGATTATGGGTTACATGATTGATGGCACCCATGCCGAATATGTCCGGACTCCATTTGCCGATACTTCACTCTATCATTTGCCACAAGGACTGAATGAAGATGTCGCGGTCTTCCTGTCTGATATTCTACCAACTTCACATGAAATTGGCGTGCAGTATGGCGATGTTAAACCGGGCGATAACGTGGCAATTGTTGGGGCTGGCCCGATTGGGATGAGCTGTCTGCTCACCGCACAATTCTATTCACCTGCCAATATTATTATGGTGGATACAGATGATAACCGACTAGAATTTGCCAAGACTGTAGGGGCTACCCATGTCATCAACTCTGCCAAAGAAGATGCCATTGCAAAAATTTTAGAGCTTACCGGTGGTCGTGGTGTCGATTGTGCCATTGAGGCCGTGGGTGTGGAACCGACCTGGAATATCTGCCAACACGTGGTAAAAGAGGGTGGACATATTGCCAACGTGGGTGTGCATGGCAAATCTGTCAACTTTGAACTGAACAAACTCTGGATCAAGAACCTGACCATTACCACCGGTCTGGTCAATGCCAACACCACCGGCATGCTGCTGAAAACCTGCTGTTCCGGCAAACTGCCACTAGAAAAACTGGCGACCCATCACTTTAAGTTTGCTGAGTTTGAAAAAGCCTATGATGTCTTCAAGCATGCCGCTGATGAAAAGGCACTGAAGGTGATGATCGACATGGCTTAA
- a CDS encoding GNAT family N-acetyltransferase, with amino-acid sequence MQFQHKDNGQKGEFFTLNDAGQRIAEISYVWRNENTIVADHTWVDDCLRGQGVARKLLDVLVEFAREKQLKIIPTCSYVEVMFKRDQSFTDVVA; translated from the coding sequence ATGCAGTTTCAACACAAGGATAATGGCCAAAAAGGTGAGTTTTTTACTTTGAATGATGCAGGTCAACGAATTGCAGAAATCAGTTATGTTTGGCGCAATGAAAATACCATAGTGGCTGATCATACCTGGGTGGATGATTGTTTGCGTGGTCAAGGCGTAGCACGAAAATTGTTAGATGTTTTAGTTGAATTTGCACGTGAAAAACAGTTAAAAATTATTCCCACCTGTTCCTATGTGGAGGTAATGTTTAAACGTGATCAGAGTTTTACAGATGTTGTAGCCTAA
- a CDS encoding TerC family protein has product MESIGNLWLYLAFFGLVAVMLIIDFLGFRQKQGQEVKIKTAAYWSMAWVSVAVLFGGGLWFYLQQTAGVAIANTKVMEYFAGYLLEKSLAIDNVFVWLMIFAAFAIPPALQRKILLYGVLGAIVLRTIFIFIGAWFVQEFSWVLYIFGAFLVYTGFKFLKGHDEDPNIEDMALLKWLRKHMRITPQLEGDKFFVRQNGLLWATPLFLVLILVEASDVIFAVDSIPAIFAVTSDPFIVLTANLMAILGLRAMFFLLAGAASKMHYLPYGLGIILLFIGFKMLMLDVFHMPIWISLGFIVIVLSITAWLSIRYNKQQQSL; this is encoded by the coding sequence ATGGAATCCATTGGCAATTTATGGCTGTATTTAGCATTCTTCGGTTTAGTTGCCGTTATGCTCATCATCGACTTCTTGGGCTTTAGACAAAAACAGGGCCAAGAAGTCAAAATTAAAACCGCAGCGTACTGGAGTATGGCTTGGGTTTCTGTCGCCGTGCTATTTGGTGGTGGCTTATGGTTTTACCTGCAACAGACAGCTGGGGTAGCCATCGCAAATACCAAAGTCATGGAGTATTTTGCTGGTTACTTATTAGAGAAATCCCTAGCGATTGATAACGTTTTTGTATGGCTGATGATTTTTGCTGCCTTCGCTATTCCTCCGGCATTGCAACGTAAAATATTGCTCTATGGGGTACTCGGCGCCATTGTATTACGTACCATCTTTATTTTTATTGGTGCCTGGTTCGTTCAGGAGTTCTCTTGGGTACTTTATATCTTCGGTGCTTTCCTGGTCTATACCGGCTTTAAATTTCTTAAAGGTCATGACGAAGACCCCAATATTGAAGATATGGCCTTACTCAAGTGGTTACGTAAACATATGCGTATTACCCCGCAGCTGGAAGGAGATAAATTCTTTGTCCGTCAAAACGGTCTGTTATGGGCCACGCCGTTATTCCTGGTCTTGATTTTGGTTGAAGCTTCCGATGTCATTTTTGCAGTAGATTCCATTCCGGCTATTTTCGCGGTCACCAGTGATCCCTTTATCGTATTAACTGCAAACTTAATGGCCATTTTAGGTCTACGTGCCATGTTTTTCTTGCTGGCAGGTGCAGCATCTAAAATGCATTACCTGCCGTATGGTCTCGGTATTATCCTGCTGTTTATTGGTTTCAAAATGTTGATGCTGGATGTGTTCCATATGCCAATCTGGATATCACTCGGCTTTATTGTGATTGTCCTGTCCATTACCGCATGGTTATCGATTCGCTACAACAAGCAACAACAGTCACTTTAA
- the guaD gene encoding guanine deaminase encodes MSSVVATTAVRGRFLDIQNTVAQARDIHDQVRYVEDGLLIAENGKIRWFGDWQTGQQHIPADVEVHHYPDKLIVPGFIDTHIHFPQTEMVGAYGEQLLEWLNTYTFPTELQFKDKAYADKIAQFFVQELLKNGTTTALVFCTVHAESVDALFAAAQQYQMRLIAGKVMMDRHAPEDLCDTPETAYQDSKALIEKWHGKGRNLYAITPRFAPTSTPEQLAKAVQLKAEYPDVYVHTHLSENKNEIAWVKDLFPEQKGYLDVYHHYGLTGQRSVFAHCVHLEDAEWDCMHATDSAIAFCPTSNLFLGSGLFPLKKTWEKQVKVGLGTDIGAGTSFSQLQTLNEAYKVQQLQGDKLSAFESLYHATLGGAKALDLEDKLGNFNLGKEADFIVLDLKATALQALRQEHAKSIEDALFALMTMGDDRNIHATYIYGAAAYVKK; translated from the coding sequence ATGTCTTCTGTAGTTGCAACGACGGCGGTTCGCGGTCGCTTCCTAGATATTCAGAATACGGTTGCCCAAGCGCGTGATATTCACGACCAAGTGCGATATGTAGAAGATGGTTTACTGATTGCCGAAAATGGCAAAATTCGCTGGTTTGGCGACTGGCAAACCGGCCAGCAGCATATTCCGGCTGATGTCGAAGTTCATCACTATCCCGACAAGCTGATTGTACCGGGTTTTATTGATACCCATATCCATTTTCCGCAAACCGAGATGGTCGGGGCCTATGGGGAACAGCTGCTTGAATGGCTGAATACCTATACCTTTCCAACTGAATTGCAGTTTAAAGACAAAGCCTATGCCGACAAAATCGCGCAGTTTTTTGTCCAAGAATTATTAAAAAACGGCACCACCACAGCTTTGGTTTTTTGTACAGTCCATGCGGAATCGGTCGATGCCTTATTTGCAGCGGCACAACAGTATCAAATGCGTTTAATTGCCGGCAAAGTGATGATGGACCGTCATGCACCAGAAGATTTGTGTGACACGCCAGAGACTGCTTATCAGGACTCTAAGGCATTGATTGAAAAATGGCATGGCAAAGGCCGCAACCTGTATGCCATTACCCCACGTTTTGCACCGACCTCGACGCCAGAGCAACTGGCCAAAGCAGTGCAGCTGAAAGCCGAATATCCCGATGTGTATGTGCATACCCATTTAAGTGAAAACAAGAATGAAATTGCCTGGGTCAAAGACTTATTTCCTGAGCAAAAAGGCTATCTGGATGTCTATCACCATTATGGTTTAACTGGGCAACGTTCGGTATTTGCCCACTGCGTACATTTAGAAGATGCCGAGTGGGACTGTATGCATGCCACCGACTCGGCCATTGCCTTTTGTCCGACCTCAAATCTATTTTTGGGCAGTGGTTTATTTCCCTTAAAAAAAACCTGGGAAAAACAGGTTAAAGTCGGTTTGGGCACAGACATTGGGGCAGGGACGTCCTTCAGTCAGCTGCAAACCTTGAATGAAGCCTATAAAGTACAGCAGCTTCAGGGCGATAAACTCTCGGCATTTGAGTCTCTGTATCACGCGACCTTGGGCGGCGCCAAAGCGCTGGATCTGGAGGATAAACTGGGTAACTTTAACCTGGGCAAAGAAGCCGATTTTATTGTACTGGATTTAAAAGCCACTGCACTGCAGGCACTGCGTCAGGAACATGCAAAAAGCATTGAAGATGCTTTATTTGCCCTGATGACCATGGGCGATGATCGTAATATCCATGCCACCTATATTTATGGAGCAGCAGCCTATGTCAAAAAGTGA
- the hpt gene encoding hypoxanthine phosphoribosyltransferase, protein MTVHMSVMISTEEIQAKVKELGAKIDAHYANSDKELVLIGLLRGSVIFMADLCRAISKPHELDFMTVSSYGGGTVSSRDVKILKDLDGEIRGKDVLIVEDIIDSGNTLSKVLEILSTRGPNSIELCTLISKPSRREIELEVKFLGFEVEDKFIVGYGLDYDQKYRHIPFIGEIGL, encoded by the coding sequence ATGACCGTTCATATGAGTGTGATGATCTCAACTGAAGAAATTCAAGCCAAAGTCAAAGAGCTTGGTGCAAAAATTGATGCTCACTATGCCAATAGTGACAAAGAATTGGTGCTGATTGGTTTACTTCGCGGTTCTGTCATTTTTATGGCGGATTTATGTCGCGCAATCAGCAAACCGCATGAACTCGATTTTATGACCGTATCCAGTTACGGCGGCGGTACGGTTTCAAGCCGTGATGTCAAAATTCTAAAAGATCTGGACGGTGAAATTCGCGGTAAAGATGTACTGATTGTGGAAGATATTATCGACTCTGGTAATACCCTGAGCAAAGTTCTGGAAATCTTGAGTACTCGTGGTCCCAACTCTATTGAACTGTGTACGCTCATCAGCAAACCTTCACGCCGTGAAATTGAACTTGAAGTGAAATTCCTGGGCTTTGAAGTGGAAGATAAATTTATTGTCGGTTATGGCTTGGACTATGATCAAAAATATCGCCATATTCCATTTATTGGTGAAATTGGTTTATAA
- a CDS encoding GlsB/YeaQ/YmgE family stress response membrane protein: MWSLIVAIVVGFIAGLIARAIHPGNDKAGFFITALLGIAGSLLATYGGRLLGLYGENSAAGFIASVIGAIIILFLYNLVTKNSRG, from the coding sequence ATGTGGTCACTGATCGTTGCAATTGTGGTTGGTTTTATTGCAGGTTTAATTGCACGCGCTATTCATCCGGGTAATGATAAAGCAGGATTTTTTATTACTGCCTTGCTCGGTATTGCAGGTTCTTTATTGGCCACTTATGGTGGACGCTTACTCGGACTGTATGGTGAAAACTCTGCAGCAGGTTTTATTGCTTCGGTGATCGGGGCCATCATTATTCTGTTTCTTTATAACCTAGTGACCAAGAATTCCAGGGGTTAA